A stretch of Christensenellaceae bacterium DNA encodes these proteins:
- the rpmG gene encoding 50S ribosomal protein L33, giving the protein MSDKITLACTECKQRNYDTTKNKKNNPDRIELSKYCKFCKKHTVHKETK; this is encoded by the coding sequence ATGAGCGATAAGATTACGTTGGCTTGTACGGAATGCAAACAGAGAAACTATGACACAACGAAAAATAAGAAAAACAATCCCGACAGGATTGAGCTTTCCAAGTACTGCAAATTCTGTAAAAAGCATACGGTGCACAAAGAAACGAAGTAA
- the nusG gene encoding transcription termination/antitermination protein NusG encodes MNKEITESGDKLEKTPEDMDINNTQAEEKAPEASGESVKPEKDEKPKFLKQEKTDKPYWYVVYTYSGYENKVMDNLLKTVENHNLHDTIIDVKVPMEESVEVKNGKKRHVTRKMFPGYVMVKMFLTDESWYVVRNTRGVTGFVGPSSKPIPLSDAEVRSMGIENVRIELDVEVGNNVIVTSGPLESFVGVVEEVNAERQKVRVLVSMFGRDTSVELDFVQVKRI; translated from the coding sequence ATGAATAAAGAGATCACTGAATCAGGGGACAAGCTCGAAAAGACCCCTGAGGATATGGATATAAATAACACGCAGGCAGAGGAAAAAGCGCCGGAGGCTTCAGGTGAATCCGTAAAACCGGAGAAAGACGAAAAGCCGAAGTTTTTGAAGCAGGAAAAAACGGATAAGCCGTATTGGTATGTGGTTTATACGTATTCCGGTTATGAAAACAAGGTGATGGACAATCTTCTGAAAACTGTGGAAAACCATAACCTGCACGATACGATCATCGACGTTAAGGTGCCGATGGAAGAGTCTGTGGAGGTCAAGAACGGGAAGAAGCGCCATGTGACGCGCAAGATGTTCCCGGGATACGTTATGGTGAAGATGTTCCTGACGGACGAATCGTGGTATGTGGTGCGTAATACGCGCGGCGTTACCGGATTTGTCGGACCGTCCTCAAAGCCGATCCCGTTATCTGACGCGGAGGTGCGCTCCATGGGCATTGAAAACGTGCGTATCGAACTGGACGTGGAAGTGGGCAACAACGTAATCGTTACCTCGGGACCGCTCGAAAGCTTTGTGGGCGTGGTCGAGGAAGTCAACGCCGAGCGCCAGAAAGTGCGCGTGCTCGTCTCGATGTTCGGGCGCGATACTTCTGTGGAGCTCGACTTTGTACAGGTCAAGAGAATTTAA
- the rplK gene encoding 50S ribosomal protein L11 has translation MAKKIAGYIKLQIPAGKATPAPPVGPALGQHGVNIMDFTKAFNEKTAQQAGLIIPVVITVYADRSFSFITKTPPAAVLIKKACKIEKASGVPNKQKVAKITRAQLEEIATLKMPDLNAASLDAAVSMIAGTARSMGVEVEG, from the coding sequence ATGGCAAAGAAAATTGCAGGGTATATCAAATTGCAGATACCCGCAGGAAAAGCAACGCCAGCGCCGCCTGTCGGACCGGCACTCGGCCAGCACGGCGTAAACATCATGGACTTCACAAAGGCGTTCAACGAAAAAACCGCGCAGCAGGCCGGACTGATTATTCCGGTCGTGATCACTGTGTACGCGGACCGCTCTTTCAGCTTTATCACCAAGACGCCTCCGGCGGCAGTGCTGATCAAAAAAGCCTGCAAGATCGAGAAAGCTTCCGGCGTGCCCAACAAGCAGAAAGTCGCTAAGATCACGCGCGCGCAGCTCGAAGAGATCGCAACGCTCAAGATGCCCGACTTAAACGCAGCGTCCCTTGACGCGGCTGTCAGCATGATTGCAGGTACTGCAAGAAGCATGGGCGTAGAAGTGGAGGGCTAA
- the rplA gene encoding 50S ribosomal protein L1, producing the protein MKRGKKYLESVASFDKMTLFDPEEGVKICKQTAKANFDETIELSVKLGVDPRHADQQVRGAVVLPHGTGKSVKVLVLAKGDKAKEAQEAGADFVGAEEMIEKIQKESWFDYDVIVATPDMMGAIGRIGKVLGPKGLMPNPKSGTVTMDIAKAIADIKAGKVEYRVDKTAIIHVPIGKKSFDEQKLGENLKTIMDAIVKAKPSAAKGTYLKSVVIASTMGPGVKLNPLRFI; encoded by the coding sequence ATGAAAAGAGGAAAGAAATACTTAGAGAGCGTAGCTAGTTTTGATAAAATGACGCTGTTTGATCCGGAAGAAGGGGTCAAGATCTGCAAGCAGACCGCGAAAGCGAACTTTGACGAGACGATCGAGCTTTCCGTGAAGCTGGGCGTTGACCCGCGTCACGCGGACCAGCAGGTTCGCGGCGCGGTCGTACTGCCGCACGGTACGGGTAAATCCGTTAAGGTGCTCGTGCTTGCCAAGGGCGACAAGGCGAAAGAAGCGCAGGAAGCAGGCGCGGATTTCGTCGGTGCTGAGGAAATGATCGAAAAGATCCAGAAAGAAAGCTGGTTTGATTATGACGTCATCGTCGCGACGCCCGACATGATGGGCGCGATCGGGCGAATCGGTAAGGTGCTCGGACCCAAGGGCCTCATGCCGAACCCGAAATCCGGTACGGTGACGATGGACATCGCAAAGGCGATTGCAGACATCAAGGCCGGTAAAGTGGAGTACCGCGTCGACAAGACGGCGATCATCCACGTTCCGATCGGCAAGAAGAGCTTTGACGAACAGAAGCTCGGCGAAAACCTGAAGACGATCATGGACGCAATCGTAAAGGCAAAGCCGTCGGCGGCAAAGGGAACCTACTTAAAGAGCGTGGTAATCGCTTCGACGATGGGACCGGGCGTAAAGCTCAACCCGCTGCGCTTCATCTGA
- a CDS encoding transcriptional regulator produces the protein MAILVNLDVMMAKRKISLNELAEQVNISLANLSILKNNKCKAVRFSTLNALCRVLDCQPADLLEYIPENE, from the coding sequence ATGGCGATACTGGTAAATCTTGACGTCATGATGGCAAAGCGCAAGATCAGCTTAAATGAGCTTGCGGAACAGGTGAATATCTCGCTTGCCAATTTGTCCATCCTCAAAAACAACAAATGTAAGGCGGTGCGCTTCTCGACGCTCAATGCCCTGTGCAGGGTGCTTGACTGCCAGCCTGCCGACCTTTTGGAGTATATTCCTGAAAACGAATAA
- the pyrAB gene encoding carbamoyl-phosphate synthase pyrimidine-specific large chain has protein sequence MPKLTDIEKILVIGSGPIIIGQAAEFDYSGTQACKALKEEGYEVVLINSNPATIMTDLNMADKVYIEPINLDTVTRILKKEKPQGIIATLGGQTGLNMAIELDQSGILPKMGIRLLGTQLTSIKLAEDRELFKDLMVRTGQKTTHSTIVTSLEEAEAFSAQCPFPLIVRPAYTLGGTGGGVAHNMDELMDITARGLKMSLIHQVLLEQSVAGWKEIEYEVIRDNADNCIIVCNMENIDPVGIHTGDSIVVAPSQTLTDREYQMLRTSALKIIRALDIRGGCNIQYALDPDSYDYVVIEVNPRVSRSSALASKATGYPIARVAAKIAVGYNLDEIKNNVTGKTYACFEPALDYVVTKVPRWPFDKFTGADRLLGTQMKATGEVMAIGRNIEESLLKAIDCLDVKLNYNLGMKNIDDWTLKELDDSLKNADDERIFVLSKALERGYTVDRLHEVTKIDKFFINKLKNIVDLSKELRGYTIEDLPEHVLRKCKKVGFGDGYIADCIGAHESQITFMRGALGIHPSFKKVDTCAGEFRAVTPYYYSTYDNEDEVERTDKKKVIVLGSGPIRIGQGIEFDYCSVHSVNTLKEMGYESIIINSNPETVSTDFDTSDKLYFEPLTKECVLDIIDKEKPEGVIVQFGGQTAINLADPICNTGKRVLGTSVEDIDRAEDRDKFLHVLEKLNIPLPKGDTTFSLEHALEAAADIGYPVLVRPSYVLGGRAMEIVYNDAELTEYMTMAAEVSPDKPVLIDKYVTGKEIELDAVCDGTDVLVVGIMEHLERAGVHSGDSFAVYPTQTIPKEAKQKVADYGIALGRALNIKGLFNIQFVMDENNNVYVIEVNPRASRTVPILSKVTGVNMVKLATHVMLGESLKDMGYATGVHKESKLITVKAPVFSFQKLATVDTFLGPEMKSTGEVMGTDRTFLKALKKAFLASGSSLPDKEGKILISVANRDKEEALCVARQMRECGFTLCATPGTHQYFLEHGFDVELVPNEKVLDLIKTGEFSLIVNTPTRGKQKTRSGFMLRRTAVGFNVPCITSMDTVNSMLKVLLSDDKLSIIPLNEYK, from the coding sequence ATGCCAAAACTAACCGATATTGAGAAGATCCTCGTCATCGGCTCCGGCCCCATCATCATTGGGCAGGCCGCGGAGTTCGACTATAGCGGCACGCAGGCGTGCAAGGCCTTAAAAGAAGAGGGCTATGAAGTCGTGCTCATAAACTCCAACCCCGCCACCATCATGACGGACCTTAATATGGCGGACAAGGTGTATATCGAACCGATCAACTTAGATACCGTCACCCGTATCTTAAAAAAGGAAAAACCGCAGGGCATTATCGCCACGCTGGGAGGCCAGACGGGCCTTAATATGGCGATCGAATTAGACCAGAGCGGTATCCTGCCCAAAATGGGTATCCGCCTTTTGGGTACGCAGCTTACGTCCATCAAATTAGCCGAGGACCGCGAGCTGTTCAAGGACCTTATGGTAAGGACCGGCCAGAAAACGACGCACTCGACCATTGTAACCTCGCTTGAGGAAGCGGAAGCTTTCAGTGCGCAGTGCCCTTTCCCGCTGATCGTGCGTCCGGCCTATACCCTGGGCGGCACGGGCGGCGGCGTAGCGCACAATATGGACGAGCTTATGGACATCACCGCGCGCGGCCTTAAAATGAGCCTCATCCACCAGGTGCTTTTGGAGCAGAGCGTCGCGGGCTGGAAAGAAATCGAATACGAAGTCATCCGTGACAACGCGGACAACTGCATTATCGTATGTAATATGGAAAACATCGATCCGGTGGGTATCCATACAGGCGACAGTATCGTCGTCGCGCCCTCGCAGACGCTTACGGACCGCGAATACCAAATGCTGCGCACGTCGGCGCTTAAAATCATCCGCGCCCTCGATATTCGCGGCGGCTGCAACATCCAGTACGCGCTCGATCCGGATTCTTACGATTACGTAGTCATCGAGGTCAATCCGCGCGTATCGCGTTCGTCCGCGCTCGCGAGCAAGGCCACGGGCTACCCCATCGCGCGTGTCGCGGCCAAGATCGCCGTCGGCTACAATCTGGACGAAATCAAAAACAACGTCACTGGCAAAACGTACGCCTGCTTCGAACCGGCCCTTGACTATGTCGTCACCAAAGTGCCGCGCTGGCCTTTTGATAAATTCACGGGCGCGGACAGGCTTTTGGGAACGCAGATGAAAGCCACGGGCGAGGTCATGGCCATCGGCCGCAACATCGAAGAATCGCTCTTAAAAGCGATCGACTGCCTCGACGTAAAATTAAACTACAACCTCGGCATGAAAAATATCGACGACTGGACCTTAAAAGAACTCGACGATTCGCTTAAAAACGCGGACGACGAGCGTATTTTCGTGCTGTCAAAGGCGCTGGAGCGCGGCTACACGGTAGACAGGCTGCACGAGGTGACGAAAATCGATAAATTCTTCATCAATAAGCTGAAAAATATCGTGGACCTTTCCAAAGAGCTTCGGGGCTATACCATTGAAGACCTGCCGGAGCACGTTCTCCGCAAATGTAAAAAGGTGGGCTTCGGCGACGGCTACATCGCGGACTGTATCGGCGCGCACGAATCCCAGATCACGTTCATGCGCGGCGCGCTTGGTATCCATCCGTCCTTTAAAAAGGTGGATACGTGCGCGGGCGAGTTTCGCGCGGTCACGCCGTACTACTATTCGACCTACGACAACGAGGACGAGGTGGAGCGCACGGACAAAAAGAAAGTCATCGTCCTAGGTTCCGGCCCCATCCGTATCGGCCAGGGTATCGAGTTCGACTACTGCTCGGTGCATTCGGTCAATACCCTAAAGGAAATGGGTTACGAATCCATCATCATCAATTCCAATCCGGAAACGGTGTCCACCGACTTCGATACCTCGGATAAGCTGTATTTCGAGCCTCTGACAAAGGAATGCGTGCTGGATATTATCGATAAGGAAAAGCCGGAGGGCGTGATCGTGCAGTTCGGCGGCCAGACGGCAATCAATCTGGCGGACCCCATCTGCAACACGGGCAAGCGCGTGCTGGGCACGTCGGTCGAGGACATCGACCGCGCGGAGGACCGCGATAAATTCCTGCATGTGTTAGAGAAACTGAATATCCCGCTTCCCAAAGGCGATACGACGTTTTCCTTAGAGCACGCGCTCGAGGCGGCCGCGGACATCGGCTATCCCGTGCTCGTGCGCCCGTCTTACGTGCTGGGCGGACGCGCGATGGAAATCGTCTATAACGACGCGGAGCTTACCGAATATATGACGATGGCGGCGGAGGTATCGCCGGATAAGCCGGTGCTCATCGATAAATACGTTACCGGCAAGGAAATCGAGCTGGACGCGGTGTGCGACGGCACGGACGTCCTCGTGGTCGGGATCATGGAGCACCTCGAGCGCGCGGGCGTACATTCGGGCGACAGCTTCGCCGTGTATCCTACGCAGACCATCCCCAAAGAAGCCAAGCAAAAAGTCGCGGACTACGGGATCGCCCTCGGGCGCGCCCTCAACATCAAGGGCCTGTTCAACATCCAGTTCGTCATGGACGAGAACAACAACGTATACGTCATCGAAGTAAACCCGCGCGCCAGCCGTACGGTGCCCATCCTCTCCAAGGTGACGGGCGTTAACATGGTAAAGCTGGCGACGCACGTCATGCTGGGCGAAAGCTTAAAGGACATGGGCTACGCGACGGGCGTGCACAAGGAATCCAAACTGATAACAGTCAAAGCGCCGGTGTTCTCTTTCCAGAAATTAGCGACGGTCGATACGTTCCTCGGGCCTGAGATGAAGTCCACGGGCGAAGTCATGGGCACGGACCGCACGTTCTTAAAGGCGCTCAAAAAAGCGTTCCTCGCTTCGGGCAGCAGCTTGCCCGACAAGGAGGGAAAAATCCTCATAAGCGTCGCCAACCGCGATAAGGAAGAGGCGCTCTGCGTCGCCCGCCAGATGAGGGAATGCGGCTTTACGCTGTGCGCCACACCGGGCACGCACCAGTATTTCTTAGAACATGGCTTCGATGTGGAGCTCGTTCCCAATGAAAAGGTCTTAGACCTGATCAAAACCGGCGAATTTTCGCTCATCGTCAATACGCCCACGCGCGGCAAGCAAAAAACGCGCAGTGGCTTCATGCTGCGGCGTACGGCGGTCGGCTTCAACGTTCCCTGCATCACTTCCATGGATACGGTGAACTCCATGCTCAAGGTGCTGCTCTCGGACGATAAGCTGAGCATTATTCCCTTAAACGAATATAAGTAA
- the argD gene encoding acetylornithine aminotransferase: protein MNYEELKQLDSQYYMEVFGERLPAVFTHGKGAKLYDENGREYLDFLAGIAVNCLGYSDEGFKDVLKEQIDSLIHTCNYFYNEPQARLAQMLCEKTGYARVFFGNSGAEANECALKLAKKYTYEKGSASDRFVALKQSFHGRTLFTLSATGQEKFHAPFRPMPYDFTYIGANDTDAAKAAISGDICGVILEVIQGESGVFPLDRAFVAAVRALCDEHGVPLIIDEVQTGMGRTGKFLAQEHYGIKADITTLAKALGNGVPIGACLASEKLAAAFLAGDHGSTFGGNPLACAAGLYVTGKIDDTMLAHIAQTGSYFQGKLAALKRQLPQSILDVRGCGLMLGAQLSEAYHARDIQLKLLKEGFVIGTAGGNTLRFVPPFVIEKTDTDDLIDALTAALI, encoded by the coding sequence ATGAACTACGAAGAATTAAAACAACTGGACAGTCAGTATTATATGGAAGTGTTCGGCGAGCGTTTGCCCGCCGTATTCACGCACGGCAAGGGCGCGAAGCTCTATGATGAAAACGGCAGGGAATATTTGGATTTTCTCGCCGGTATCGCCGTAAACTGCCTCGGTTATTCCGACGAGGGGTTCAAAGACGTTTTAAAAGAGCAGATAGATTCGCTGATCCATACGTGCAATTATTTTTACAACGAACCGCAGGCCCGCCTGGCGCAAATGCTGTGCGAAAAAACGGGCTACGCGCGGGTGTTTTTCGGCAATAGCGGCGCGGAGGCAAACGAATGCGCCTTAAAGCTTGCCAAAAAATATACCTATGAAAAAGGAAGCGCGTCAGACCGTTTCGTGGCCCTAAAGCAGAGCTTTCACGGACGGACGCTATTCACGCTCAGCGCGACCGGACAGGAAAAATTCCATGCGCCTTTTCGCCCGATGCCCTATGATTTTACTTATATCGGCGCAAACGATACAGACGCCGCGAAAGCCGCTATATCAGGGGATATTTGCGGTGTAATACTCGAAGTAATACAGGGCGAGAGCGGCGTGTTCCCCTTAGATCGGGCGTTTGTCGCGGCTGTGCGCGCCTTGTGTGACGAGCACGGCGTTCCCCTCATCATCGACGAGGTACAAACGGGCATGGGGCGCACGGGCAAATTTTTGGCGCAGGAGCATTACGGGATCAAAGCAGACATCACCACGCTTGCAAAGGCTCTCGGAAACGGCGTGCCCATCGGCGCGTGCCTCGCCAGCGAAAAGCTCGCGGCGGCGTTTTTAGCAGGCGACCACGGCTCCACGTTCGGCGGCAACCCGCTCGCGTGCGCGGCCGGTCTTTATGTAACAGGGAAAATCGACGATACAATGCTTGCCCATATCGCGCAGACTGGTTCCTATTTTCAAGGAAAACTTGCCGCCCTTAAGCGGCAGCTTCCGCAGTCCATTTTGGATGTGCGCGGCTGCGGCCTCATGCTGGGCGCGCAATTAAGCGAAGCGTATCACGCGCGTGATATACAGCTAAAGCTTTTAAAAGAGGGATTTGTCATCGGCACGGCGGGCGGCAACACGCTTCGCTTCGTTCCCCCATTCGTGATTGAAAAGACGGATACCGACGATTTGATAGACGCTCTCACAGCCGCATTGATTTGA
- a CDS encoding acetylglutamate kinase: MEDIKMEQYLNRANMLIEALPYIQRLFGKTIVIKYGGAAMLNEDLTQKILEDVTLLKFVGMNPILVHGGGPDINNMLKALKIEPKFIDGLRVTDDATMEVVQMVLTGKINKEIVAKLNGMGASAIGLCGIDGNILKAVKAPPKNGVDLGNVGKITSINTTLLKTLAHDQYIPVIAPVGTGDAGESYNINADTVAGEIATALEAEKLIFLTDTDGIRTNENDPESLLYVASKTDILNMIEDGKITGGMLPKVNGCLSAIEHGVKRAHILNGTIPHPIILEIFTDSGIGTMVTG, from the coding sequence ATGGAAGATATAAAAATGGAACAATATTTAAACAGGGCCAACATGCTCATCGAGGCCCTGCCCTACATCCAGCGCCTGTTCGGCAAAACGATCGTCATCAAGTACGGCGGCGCGGCCATGCTCAACGAGGACCTCACGCAGAAAATACTCGAAGACGTTACCCTTTTAAAATTCGTGGGCATGAACCCGATTTTAGTGCACGGCGGCGGACCGGACATCAACAACATGCTCAAGGCGCTGAAAATCGAGCCGAAATTCATCGACGGCCTGCGCGTCACCGACGACGCGACGATGGAGGTCGTGCAAATGGTGCTGACAGGCAAGATCAACAAAGAAATCGTCGCCAAGCTGAACGGCATGGGCGCCTCCGCTATCGGCCTTTGCGGAATCGACGGCAACATCTTAAAAGCGGTCAAGGCGCCGCCGAAAAACGGCGTGGACCTGGGCAACGTCGGCAAAATCACGTCCATCAATACCACGCTTTTAAAAACGCTCGCGCACGACCAGTATATTCCTGTCATCGCCCCTGTGGGTACGGGTGACGCTGGTGAAAGCTACAACATCAACGCCGATACGGTGGCGGGCGAGATCGCGACGGCGCTGGAAGCGGAAAAGCTTATTTTCCTGACGGATACGGACGGTATCCGCACCAACGAAAATGATCCCGAATCGCTCTTGTATGTAGCGTCCAAAACGGATATACTTAATATGATCGAGGACGGGAAGATCACGGGCGGCATGCTGCCCAAGGTAAACGGGTGCCTGTCGGCTATCGAGCACGGCGTCAAGCGCGCGCATATCTTAAACGGCACGATCCCCCATCCGATCATACTGGAAATCTTTACCGATTCCGGTATCGGCACGATGGTGACCGGGTAA
- the argC1 gene encoding N-acetyl-gamma-glutamyl-phosphate reductase, producing MINVSIIGATGYVGAELIRLLGQHPHVNITVAVSKSFAGKTLGDIYANFIPAKTLALRDLDLDVIAAHSDYAFLCLPHGQSLAAAPALLSAGLKVIDLSGDFRYDDTDIYEKWYGLPHTAKEENARAVYGLSEYYKDEIAKTSFTANPGCYTTTSILALAPLLKNGLVKTDGIVIDAKSGVTGAGRKESLAFSYCETADNFKAYSAVNHRHTSEIEEQLSKLSGNQIKLLFTPHLLPVKRGILATSYAELSEGADEASVAQAYADAYGDKPFTHVLPCGKLPELKYVVGSNNCMIGYDFSPRTGRIIVVSCTDNLIKGAAGQAIQNFNIMNGLDETTGLPQVAWYL from the coding sequence ATGATAAATGTAAGCATTATCGGCGCAACCGGATATGTGGGCGCGGAATTAATACGCCTCTTAGGGCAGCATCCCCACGTCAATATCACGGTAGCGGTATCCAAAAGCTTCGCGGGCAAAACGCTTGGCGACATCTACGCGAATTTTATCCCCGCCAAAACGCTCGCGCTTCGCGACCTTGACCTGGATGTTATCGCCGCTCATTCAGATTATGCATTTTTATGCTTGCCGCACGGACAGTCTCTTGCCGCCGCGCCCGCTCTTTTATCTGCGGGCCTTAAGGTGATCGACTTATCCGGCGACTTCCGCTACGACGATACGGATATTTATGAAAAGTGGTACGGCCTGCCGCATACGGCAAAGGAAGAAAACGCGCGGGCGGTATACGGCCTGAGCGAATATTATAAGGATGAAATCGCAAAAACAAGCTTCACCGCAAACCCCGGCTGTTATACGACGACGAGTATCCTCGCGCTCGCGCCGCTCTTAAAAAACGGGCTCGTCAAAACGGACGGTATCGTCATCGACGCCAAATCCGGCGTGACGGGCGCGGGCAGAAAGGAATCCCTCGCCTTTTCCTATTGCGAGACGGCGGATAATTTCAAGGCCTATTCGGCAGTGAACCACCGCCATACGTCAGAAATCGAGGAACAGCTTTCAAAGCTTTCCGGCAATCAGATCAAATTGCTGTTCACGCCCCACCTGCTTCCCGTAAAGCGCGGCATTCTTGCCACCAGCTACGCGGAGCTTTCCGAGGGCGCTGACGAAGCGTCCGTTGCGCAGGCCTATGCGGATGCCTATGGGGATAAGCCCTTTACACACGTGCTGCCCTGCGGCAAGCTGCCGGAGCTGAAATATGTGGTCGGCTCCAACAACTGCATGATCGGTTATGATTTTTCGCCCCGCACGGGCCGCATTATCGTCGTTTCGTGCACGGATAACCTCATCAAAGGCGCGGCCGGACAGGCGATCCAGAACTTCAACATCATGAACGGTTTAGACGAGACAACCGGCCTGCCGCAAGTGGCCTGGTACTTATAG
- a CDS encoding ABC transporter substrate-binding protein: protein MNKKILSLLICIVMAVAVFAGCASGGPQESPVESPAATQEESAVPSGPAEQASEPASSAGGVFTDLSGNEVSIEKADKIVSLTPAGTEIVCAVGAADRLVGIDASSNYPEITKSIEVVGDFNGPDVEKVAALEPDVVLAGTGLQQDAVDKLKSLGIPVAVVEATTFDEIPQSIKLVGAIVGMEDVAQQVVDEIDAAVKDVQENKPKEEKTVYYAMSYGDMGNWTSGPGSFINTIIELAGGKCVTDGQAAPWIEYPVEDLVAANPDIILMDSSMGSTGDIARSQGYEDLDAVNEGRVYGVDADIFTRPGPRIADALKAVSEILND from the coding sequence ATGAACAAAAAAATACTCTCTTTACTCATTTGTATCGTGATGGCGGTCGCTGTTTTCGCGGGGTGCGCGTCCGGCGGGCCGCAGGAATCGCCTGTGGAAAGTCCGGCGGCAACGCAGGAAGAATCGGCTGTACCGTCCGGACCGGCGGAGCAGGCTTCGGAGCCCGCTTCTTCCGCGGGCGGGGTGTTTACGGACCTTTCGGGAAACGAGGTTTCCATTGAGAAAGCGGACAAGATCGTCTCCTTAACGCCGGCGGGCACGGAGATCGTATGCGCGGTCGGCGCGGCAGATAGGCTCGTAGGCATCGACGCTTCATCCAATTATCCGGAGATCACCAAAAGTATCGAGGTCGTGGGAGATTTCAACGGTCCGGATGTAGAAAAGGTCGCGGCGTTGGAGCCGGACGTCGTGCTCGCAGGAACGGGACTCCAGCAGGACGCGGTCGATAAGCTGAAAAGCCTTGGTATACCGGTGGCGGTCGTGGAAGCGACGACCTTTGACGAGATTCCGCAGTCCATCAAGCTGGTCGGCGCTATCGTGGGCATGGAAGACGTGGCGCAGCAGGTAGTGGATGAGATCGACGCGGCGGTAAAAGACGTGCAGGAAAATAAGCCGAAAGAAGAAAAGACCGTATATTACGCGATGAGCTATGGCGACATGGGCAACTGGACGAGCGGCCCCGGCAGTTTTATCAATACAATAATCGAGCTCGCCGGCGGCAAGTGCGTAACGGACGGCCAGGCCGCGCCGTGGATCGAATATCCGGTGGAAGACCTGGTGGCGGCGAATCCGGATATTATCCTTATGGATTCCAGCATGGGCAGCACAGGAGATATTGCGCGCTCGCAGGGGTATGAGGACTTGGACGCGGTCAATGAAGGCAGGGTATACGGCGTGGACGCGGATATTTTCACGCGGCCCGGCCCGCGTATCGCGGACGCGCTGAAAGCGGTCAGCGAAATTCTGAACGATTAG
- a CDS encoding corrinoid ABC transporter permease, with product MAKRHIKFRLLLTALILGGIAAFVCAFFVGSSGLSVAEFGDVLAGRATKAVYNIFINIRLPRALGAFLVGAALAVSGCCLQGVFKNPMADSFVLGVSSGAALGATVAMTFFQAATVLGAGTIAVFSFLGALAAVFVVYNISRIRGKVSTFSLLLSGFSMSAMFSAVIYLIMLLNRDKMENVVMWNMGSLASMSWEKIYIALPAILVCSTLLMYYAKPLNIMLNGDEVSRSLGVDTHKTRRNMLILTSLLSAVAVSVSGIIGFVGLMVPHLLRMVCGPDNKKLLPLCFVGGGAYLLVCDIIARVILSGQEMPVGIVTSILGVPFFIFLLRHGRKGV from the coding sequence ATGGCAAAACGGCACATAAAATTCAGGCTGCTTTTAACGGCGCTCATCTTAGGCGGCATCGCCGCCTTTGTGTGCGCCTTTTTTGTGGGCAGCTCGGGCCTTTCGGTTGCGGAATTCGGAGACGTCCTCGCAGGGCGGGCAACAAAAGCAGTGTATAATATTTTTATCAACATCCGTTTGCCGCGCGCTCTCGGCGCGTTTTTGGTCGGCGCGGCGCTCGCGGTTTCGGGCTGCTGTTTGCAGGGGGTGTTCAAAAACCCGATGGCGGATTCCTTTGTGCTGGGCGTTTCTTCCGGCGCGGCGCTGGGGGCGACCGTCGCCATGACGTTTTTTCAGGCGGCGACGGTGCTGGGCGCGGGGACGATCGCCGTTTTCAGCTTTTTGGGCGCGCTGGCAGCCGTTTTCGTTGTATATAATATTTCGCGCATACGCGGCAAGGTTTCCACCTTTTCCCTGCTGCTGTCCGGCTTTTCCATGAGTGCGATGTTTTCGGCGGTGATTTACCTGATCATGCTTTTAAACCGCGACAAGATGGAAAACGTCGTCATGTGGAACATGGGCAGCCTGGCAAGTATGTCGTGGGAAAAGATTTATATTGCGCTGCCCGCGATCCTTGTATGCTCCACGCTGCTGATGTACTATGCGAAACCTTTGAATATTATGCTCAACGGGGACGAGGTTTCGCGCAGCCTGGGCGTGGATACGCATAAGACGCGCAGGAATATGCTGATATTAACATCGCTGCTGTCCGCAGTCGCGGTTTCGGTAAGCGGGATTATCGGCTTTGTGGGGCTGATGGTGCCGCACCTTTTGCGTATGGTCTGCGGACCGGACAACAAAAAACTCCTGCCGCTCTGCTTTGTGGGCGGGGGCGCTTATCTGCTCGTGTGTGACATCATCGCGCGCGTCATACTAAGCGGACAGGAGATGCCGGTGGGAATCGTTACTTCCATACTGGGCGTGCCCTTTTTCATTTTCCTGCTGCGGCACGGAAGAAAGGGGGTGTAG